A window of the Cynocephalus volans isolate mCynVol1 chromosome 10, mCynVol1.pri, whole genome shotgun sequence genome harbors these coding sequences:
- the LOC134388145 gene encoding tubulin gamma-1 chain produces the protein MPREIITLQLGQCGNQIGFEFWKQLCAEHGISPEGIVEEFATEGTDRKDVFFYQADDEHYIPRAVLLDLEPRVIHSILNSPYAKLYNPENIYLSEHGGGAGNNWASGFSQGEKIHEDIFDIIDREADGSDSLEGFVLCHSIAGGTGSGLGSYLLERLNDRYPKKLVQTYSVFPNQDEMSDVVVQPYNSLLTLKRLTQNADCVVVLDNTALNRIATDRLHIQNPSFSQINQLVSTIMSASTTTLRYPGYMNNDLIGLIASLIPTPRLHFLMTGYTPLTTDQSVASVRKTTVLDVMRRLLQPKNVMVSTGRDRQTNHCYIAILNIIQGEVDPTQVHKSLQRIRERKLANFIPWGPASIQVALSRKSPYLPSAHRVSGLMMANHTSISSLFERTCRQYDKLRKREAFLEQFRKEDMFKDNFNEMDTSREIVQQLIDEYHAATRPDYISWGTQEQ, from the exons ATGCCCCGGGAGATCATCACGCTGCAGCTGGGCCAGTGCGGCAACCAGA ttGGGTTCGAGTTCTGGAAACAACTGTGCGCCGAACATGGTATCAGCCCCGAGGGCATCGTGGAGGAATTCGCCACCGAGGGCACTGACCGCAAGGACGTCTTTTTCTACCAG GCGGACGATGAGCACTACATCCCCCGGGCGGTGTTGCTGGACCTGGAGCCCCGGGTGATCCACTCCATCCTCAACTCCCCCTATGCCAAGCTGTACAACCCAGAGAACATCTACCTGTCCGAgcatggaggaggagctggcaacAACTGGGCCAGTGGATTCTCCCAG GGAGAGAAGATCCACGAAGACATTTTTGACATCATAGATCGGGAGGCAGATGGTAGTGACAGTCTAGAG GGCTTTGTGCTGTGTCACTCCATCGCTGGGGGGACAggctctggcctgggctcctATCTCTTAGAACGGCTGAATGACAG GTACCCCAAGAAGCTGGTGCAGACGTACTCAGTGTTTCCCAACCAGGATGAGATGAGCGACGTGGTGGTACAACCTTACAACTCACTCCTCACGCTCAAGAGGCTGACCCAGAACGCAGACTGTGTG GTGGTGCTGGACAACACAGCCCTGAACCGGATCGCCACAGACCGCCTGCACATCCAGAACCCGTCCTTCTCCCAGATCAACCAGCTG GTGTCCACCATCATGTCGGCCAGCACGACCACCCTGCGCTACCCTGGCTACATGAACAACGACCTCATCGGCCTCATTGCCTCGCTCATTCCCACACCCCGGCTCCACTTCCTCATGACCGGCTACACCCCCCTCACCACGGACCAGTCA GTGGCTAGCGTAAGGAAGACCACGGTCCTAGATGTCATGAGGCGGCTGCTACAGCCCAAGAACGTGATGGTGTCCACAGGCCGGGACCGCCAGACCAACCACTGCTACATTGCCATCCTCAACATCATCCAGGGAGAGGTGGACCCCACCCAG GTCCACAAGAGCCTGCAGAGGATCCGCGAACGGAAGTTGGCCAATTTCATCCCCTGGGGCCCAGCCAGCATCCAGGTGGCCCTGTCCAGGAAGTCTCCCTACCTGCCCTCAGCCCACCGTGTTAGCGGTCTGATGATGGCCAACCACACCAGCATCTCCTCG CTCTTTGAAAGGACCTGTCGTCAGTACGACAAGCTGAGGAAGCGGGAGGCATTCCTGGAGCAGTTCCGCAAGGAGGACATGTTCAAGGACAACTTTAATGAGATGGACACGTCCAGGGAGATTGTGCAGCAACTCATTGATGAGTACCATGCAGCCACACGGCCAGACTACATCTCCTGGGGCACCCAGGAGCAGTGA